A single genomic interval of Anopheles marshallii chromosome 2, idAnoMarsDA_429_01, whole genome shotgun sequence harbors:
- the LOC128717792 gene encoding uncharacterized protein LOC128717792 yields MLRKAIVSVWWVAVGAIVISALDDPEDGSTSCTQIDFDEATLSSLHKCDYKQEFIAKRYDASDLFGPYRPEAAYYLSHRWQGLTCGETVDTYSFNEETELRMAYNLVFDSGATLEVRVFDEDRMDSDNKATLVEVWRTASSTEGWALFREKLNKTVKKARIQIEANINAGSDLAIEYLTIFNYEVETEECSEIDEFSTTVAAPSSTDAATTTTTTVAAETTTQQPVTTTTPPLDTTMTMTTETFPSTVLSTEADETTATTEMSTEETTITVETTTTSTTTETLTTTTTNAPRDDTSTQPVITSTTHQPSFPYSTTVSPRPSTTTVTTTEHGSANVEPPSTKQWLWMTLAAVFAILFLLATSVAIYLCHVNRHLERISTRPVVEVSQYPYKKM; encoded by the exons ATGTTGCGCAAAGCGATCGTTTCggtatggtgggtggctgTGGGCGCGATCGTGATCAGCGCGTTGGACGATCCGGAAGATGGGTCCACCTCCTGTACGCAGATAGACTTCGACGAGGCGACACTTTCTTCGCTGCACAAGTGTGATTATAAGCAAGAGTTTATCGCGAAACGGTACGATGCGTCGGATCTCTTCGGACCGTATCGTCCGGAGGCGGCGTACTATCTGTCCCACCGCTGGCAAGGACTAACGTGTGGTGAAACGGTGGATACCTACTCGTTCAACGAAGAAACCGAGCTGCGTATGGCTTACAACCTGGTGTTTGATAGTGGTGCTACGCTGGAggtgcgtgtgtttgatgaAGATCGTATGGATTCGGACAATAAAGCGACGCTGGTTGAGGTTTGGCGCACGGCTAGCTCCACGGAAGGGTGGGCATTGTTCCGCGAGAAGCTCAACAAAACTGTGAAGAAGGCGAGG ATTCAAATTGAAGCCAACATCAACGCCGGAAGTGATTTGGCGATAGAGTACTTGACCATATTCAACTACGAGGTAGAAACCGAGGAGTGTAGCGAAATTGATGAGTTTTCAACAACCGTTGCTGCACCGTCATCTACCGACGCTGCAACAACCACCACAACAACGGTTGCTGCGGAAACAACCACTCAACAACCtgtcacaacaacaacacctccTCTCGATacaacgatgacgatgacgacggaAACATTCCCGTCCACGGTGTTATCAACCGAAGCGGACGAAACAACAGCCACCACTGAAATGTCGACGGAAGAAACGACCATAACGGTAGAGACTACTACCACTAGCACCACCACCGAGACACTAACAACGACCACCACCAATGCGCCGCGAGATGACACTTCAACACAGCCGGTCATTACCAGCACAACACACCAACCGAGCTTCCCGTACTCCACGACGGTGTCCCCGAGGCCGTCTACGACGACCGTCACCACTACTGAGCATGGCTCAGCGAACGTTGAACCGCCAAGCACAAAGCAGTGGCTATGGATGACGTTGGCAGCAGTGTTTGCGATACTATTCCTGCTGGCGACCAGTGTCGCCATCTACCTCTGTCATGTGAACCGCCATCTTGAGCGGATCAGCACACGTCCAGTGGTTGAAGTCAGTCAATATCCGTACAAGAAAATGTGA
- the LOC128719038 gene encoding uncharacterized protein LOC128719038 — MAEGTYEYECMRAELLGLAHPSREEFEAKMKLRQETEVEEQLTEQLKEVDLQEESVQGTSGKMDELNSILTATQQKINKFKVACGSLTSLLKLRPSTPSNEPAGVSEGKSINDALDTLDTMKDLNAASDATVTKAAAADLGNKVTTQLDKLDSLLYKADNATYSMKHQTDQMKKIAK; from the exons atGGCCGAAGGTACGTACGAATATGAGTGTATGCGAGCGGAACTGCTTGGGCTGGCCCATCCCAGTCGGGAGGAGTTTGAGGCGAAGATGAAGCTCAGACAGGAGACGGAAGTGGAGGAGCAGCTCACGGAACAGTTGAAG GAGGTGGATTTGCAAGAGGAATCCGTACAGGGCACTTCCGGCAAGATGGATGAGCTGAACAGCATCCTAACGGCGACGCAGCAAAAGATTAACAAGTTTAAGGTGGCGTGCGGTAGTTTGACCAGCCTGCTAAAGCTTCGCCCATCGACACCGAGCAATGAGCCGGCTGGTGTGTCCGAGGGCAAATCCATCAACGATGCACTTGACACGCTGGACACGATGAAGGATCTGAATGCTGCGTCGGATGCGACGGTGACCAAAGCGGCTGCGGCAGATCTCGGCAACAAGGTGACGACGCAGCTGGACAAACTCGATTCGTTGCTGTACAAGGCCGATAACGCGACGTACTCGATGAAGCATCAGACGGATCAGATGAAAAAGATTGCCAAGTAA